From the Lathyrus oleraceus cultivar Zhongwan6 chromosome 4, CAAS_Psat_ZW6_1.0, whole genome shotgun sequence genome, one window contains:
- the LOC127076572 gene encoding uncharacterized protein LOC127076572: MDQEYHFKRNHVPAFGSWDWNDNLPFTQCFETARQGGFLHYSYNSETEDQDLYVAGDLYDNHVVTPAMIVVPRRREKLRSQNEKDAKKQNWVNNVMNEPPMSRATPKPVDEDLYKISPDLLYVKTTKKRGLCFFPSCLFPTCIA, encoded by the exons ATGGATCAA GAATATCACTTTAAGAGGAACCATGTGCCAGCATTTGGAAGCTGGGATTGGAATGATAATCTTCCATTCACACAGTGCTTTGAAACAGCAAGACAAGGTGGTTTTCTTCACTATAGTTACAACTCTGAAACTGAAGATCAAGATCTCTATGTTGCTGGTGATTTGTATGATAATCATGTTGTTACTCCTGCTATGATTGTTGTTCCTCGTAGAAGG GAAAAGCTACGTTCCCAAAATGAAAAAGATGCAAAAAAGCAAAATTGGGTGAACAATGTCATGAATGAGCCACCAATGTCAAGAGCAACACCAAAACCAGTTGATGAAGATTTGTACAAAATTTCACCAGATCTTCTTTATGTCAAAACTACCAAG AAAAGAGGGTTGTGTTTCTTTCCGAGTTGCTTGTTTCCAACTTGCATTGCATGA
- the LOC127138165 gene encoding uncharacterized protein LOC127138165: MVHLDVFFKHVMSLDVKDVVVKEVDIGNQFKNEQEIALHDHMLQQIRTKAFKLEFGVVIGRSDNGSDRRGTFATMTCEISGKHRPPLRNFKRDDTSSRKCECPFKLCGYMLANQKWRFNVMCGLHSHDLCEKLVGHPIPCRLMPKEKECD, from the coding sequence ATGGTGCACCTCGATGTTTTCTTTAAACATGTTATGTCTTTAGATGTCAAAGATGTTGTTGTGAAGGAGGTAGATATTGGCAACCAATTTAAAAATGAGCAAGAGATTGCATTACATGATCACATGCTTCAACAAATTCGTACAAAGGCCTTCAAACTGGAATTTGGTGTGGTAATCGGAAGGTCCGATAATGGCTCGGATCGAAGAGGCACATTTGCGACAATGACATGCGAAATAAGTGGGAAACATAGACCTCCTCTCCGAAATTTTAAACGAGATGACACTAGTTCAAGAAAATGTGAGTGTCCCTTTAAATTGTGTGGTTATATGTTGGCAAATCAGAAATGGAGATTTAATGTCATGTGTGGCTTACATAGTCATGACTTGTGTGAAAAGTTAGTCGGTCATCCAATTCCATGTCGTCTCATGCCGAAAGAGAAGGAATGTGATTGA